The DNA region GCCTTAATATATGGTGCACTAACTAATTGTGCTATTCTTTCAAATTTTTCGATCACATAGTCTTCCTTACTATGATTATGTAGTGCAACCATTCTTTCTCCACGATAATCACTATCAATACCTCCAAC from Streptobacillus felis includes:
- a CDS encoding dUTP diphosphatase, with amino-acid sequence KTGRSLEIPAGLVGLVYARSGLALKKGIAPANKVGGIDSDYRGERMVALHNHSKEDYVIEKFERIAQLVSAPYIKA